The proteins below are encoded in one region of Lagenorhynchus albirostris chromosome 7, mLagAlb1.1, whole genome shotgun sequence:
- the URM1 gene encoding ubiquitin-related modifier 1 isoform X4 codes for MAAPLSVQVEFGGGAELLFDGVKKHQVTLPGQEEPWDIRNLLVWIKKNLLKERPELFIRGDSVRPGILVLINDADWELLCWRWCVHIILKALWADDPRLVSCSPALLQVEAPWRAS; via the exons ATGGCAGCGCCCTTGTCAGTGCAGGTGGAGTTCGG AGGCGGTGCGGAGCTCCTGTTTGACGGTGTGAAGAAGCATCAGGTCACCTTGCCTGGACAGGAGGAACCCT GGGACATCCGGAACCTCCTTGTCTGGATCAAGAAGAACTTGCTAAAAGAGCGGCCAGAGTTGTTCATCCGGGGAGACAGCGT GCGGCCAGGGATTCTGGTGCTGATTAACGATGCCGACTGGGAACTGCTG TGTTGGCGGTGGTGTGTGCACATCATTCTCAAGGCTTTGTGGGCAGACGACCCCAGGCTGGTGAGCTGCTCTCCAGCACTGCTGCAGGTGGAGGCCccctgg CGCGCCAGTTAA
- the URM1 gene encoding ubiquitin-related modifier 1 isoform X1, which yields MAAPLSVQVEFGGGAELLFDGVKKHQVTLPGQEEPWDIRNLLVWIKKNLLKERPELFIRGDSVRPGILVLINDADWELLCWRWCVHIILKALWADDPRLVSCSPALLQVEAPWVCVCVGVAMLRLRCRCCLGRGCMTSPH from the exons ATGGCAGCGCCCTTGTCAGTGCAGGTGGAGTTCGG AGGCGGTGCGGAGCTCCTGTTTGACGGTGTGAAGAAGCATCAGGTCACCTTGCCTGGACAGGAGGAACCCT GGGACATCCGGAACCTCCTTGTCTGGATCAAGAAGAACTTGCTAAAAGAGCGGCCAGAGTTGTTCATCCGGGGAGACAGCGT GCGGCCAGGGATTCTGGTGCTGATTAACGATGCCGACTGGGAACTGCTG TGTTGGCGGTGGTGTGTGCACATCATTCTCAAGGCTTTGTGGGCAGACGACCCCAGGCTGGTGAGCTGCTCTCCAGCACTGCTGCAGGTGGAGGCCccctgggtatgtgtgtgtgtgggagtggCCATGTTGAGGTTACGGTGCAGGTGCTGTCTAGGGAGAGGCTGTATGACCAGCCCGCACTAG
- the SLC27A4 gene encoding long-chain fatty acid transport protein 4 isoform X1: protein MLLGASLVGLLLFSKLVLKLPWTQVGFSLLFLYLGSGGWRFVRVFVKTVRRDVFGGLVLLKVKAKVRRYLRERRTVPILFASTVQRHPNKTALIFEGTDTHWTFCQLDDYSSGVANFLQARGLASGDVVALFMENCNEFVGLWLGMAKLGVEAALINTNLRRDALRHCLTSSQARALIFGSEMAPAVLEICASLDPSISLFCTGPWEASAVPAGTEHLDPLLEDAPKHLPSRPNKGFVDKLFYIYTSGTTGLPKAAIVVHSRYYRMAALVYYGFRMRPDDIVYDCLPLYHSAGNIVGIGQCLLHGMTVVIRKKFSASRFWDDCIKYNCTIVQYIGELCRYLLNQPPREAENQHRVRMALGNGLRQSIWTNFCSRFHISQVAEFYGATECNCSLGNFDGQVGACGFNSRILSFVYPIRLVRVNEDTMELIRGPDGVCLPCQPGEPGQLVGTIVQQDPLRRFDGYLNQGANNKKIAKDVFKKGDQAYLTGDVLVMDELGYLYFRDRTGDTFRWKGENVSTTEVEGALSRLLAMADVAVYGVEVPGTEGRAGMAAVANPSGSCDLERLAQLLEKELPLYARPIFLRFLPELHKTGTFKLQKTDLRKEGFDPTVVKDPLFYLDVRKGRYVPLDREAYTRIQAGEEKL from the exons ATGCTGCTTGGGGCGTCTCTGGTGGGGCTGCTGCTGTTCTCCAAGCTGGTGCTGAAACTGCCCTGGACCCAAGTCGGCTTCTCCCTGCTCTTCCTCTACCTGGGGTCTGGCGGCTGGCGCTTCGTCCGAGTCTTCGTCAAGACCGTCAGGCGTGATGTCTT CGGCGGCCTAGTGCTCCTGAAGGTGAAGGCCAAGGTCCGACGCTACCTGCGGGAGCGGCGCACGGTGCCCATCTTGTTCGCCTCCACGGTCCAGCGCCACCCGAACAAGACGGCCCTGATCTTCGAGGGCACGGACACCCACTGGACCTTCTGCCAGCTGGATGACTACTCAAGCGGCGTGGCCAACTTCCTGCAGGCGCGGGGCCTGGCTTCGGGCGACGTGGTCGCCCTCTTCATGGAGAACTGCAATGAGTTTGTGGGCCTGTGGCTGGGCATGGCCAAGCTGGGCGTGGAGGCGGCGCTCATCAACACCAACCTCCGGCGGGACGCACTGCGCCACTGCCTGACCTCCTCCCAGGCCCGGGCCCTCATCTTTGGCAGCGAGATGGCCCCAG CTGTCCTTGAGATCTGTGCCAGCCTGGACCCCTCCATCAGCCTCTTCTGCACCGGTCCCTGGGAGGCCAGCGCAGTGCCCGCCGGCACGGAGCACCTGGACCCCCTGCTAGAAGATGCCCCTAAGCACCTGCCCAGCCGCCCCAACAAGGGCTTCGTAG ataagctCTTCTACATCTACACGTCAGGCACCACAGGGCTGCCCAAAGCTGCCATCGTGGTGCACAGCAG gtATTACCGCATGGCTGCCCTGGTGTACTACGGCTTCCGCATGCGGCCCGACGACATCGTCTACGACTGTCTCCCCCTCTACCACTCTGCAG GAAACATCGTGGGAATCGGGCAGTGCCTGCTCCATGGCATGACGGTGGTGATCCGGAAGAAGTTCTCAGCTTCCCGCTTCTGGGACGATTGTATCAAATACAACTGCACA ATCGTGCAGTACATCGGCGAACTCTGCCGCTACCTCCTGAACCAGCCACCCCGGGAGGCGGAAAACCAGCACCGGGTGCGCATGGCACTCGGCAACGGCCTCCGGCAGTCCATCTGGACCAACTTTTGTAGCCGCTTCCACATTTCCCAGGTGGCCGAGTTTTACGGGGCCACGGAGTGCAACTGCAGCCTGGGCAACTTCGACGGCCAG GTGGGGGCCTGTGGATTCAACAGCCGCATCCTGTCTTTCGTGTACCCCATCCGGCTGGTTCGTGTCAACGAGGACACCATGGAGCTGATCCGGGGGCCTGATGGCGTTTGCCTTCCATGCCAGCCAG GTGAGCCGGGCCAGCTGGTGGGCACCATCGTCCAGCAGGACCCCCTGCGGCGCTTCGACGGCTACCTCAACCAGGGCGCCAACAACAAGAAGATCGCCAAGGATGTCTTCAAGAAGGGGGACCAGGCCTACCTCACCG GCGACGTGCTGGTGATGGACGAGCTGGGCTACCTGTACTTTCGGGACCGCACGGGGGACACCTTCCGCTGGAAAGGCGAGAACGTGTCCACCACGGAGGTGGAGGGTGCGCTCAGCCGCCTGCTGGCCATGGCCGACGTGGCCGTGTATGGCGTCGAGGTGCCAG GAACCGAGGGCCGGGCCGGCATGGCCGCTGTGGCCAACCCCTCTGGCAGCTGTGACCTGGAGCGCTTAGCCCAGCTCCTAGAGAAGGAGCTGCCCCTGTACGCCCGCCCCATCTTCCTGCGCTTCCTGCCTGAGCTGCACAAAACAG ggACCTTCAAGCTGCAGAAGACAGACCTGCGGAAGGAGGGCTTTGACCCAACAGTTGTGAAAGACCCACTGTTCTACCTGGATGTCCGGAAGGGCCGCTATGTCCCTCTGGACCGAGAGGCCTACACTCGCATCCAGGCAGGCGAGGAGAAGCTGTGA
- the SLC27A4 gene encoding long-chain fatty acid transport protein 4 isoform X2 → MLLGASLVGLLLFSKLVLKLPWTQVGFSLLFLYLGSGGWRFVRVFVKTVRRDVFGGLVLLKVKAKVRRYLRERRTVPILFASTVQRHPNKTALIFEGTDTHWTFCQLDDYSSGVANFLQARGLASGDVVALFMENCNEFVGLWLGMAKLGVEAALINTNLRRDALRHCLTSSQARALIFGSEMAPAVLEICASLDPSISLFCTGPWEASAVPAGTEHLDPLLEDAPKHLPSRPNKGFVDKLFYIYTSGTTGLPKAAIVVHSRYYRMAALVYYGFRMRPDDIVYDCLPLYHSAGNIVGIGQCLLHGMTVVIRKKFSASRFWDDCIKYNCTIVQYIGELCRYLLNQPPREAENQHRVRMALGNGLRQSIWTNFCSRFHISQVAEFYGATECNCSLGNFDGQVGACGFNSRILSFVYPIRLVRVNEDTMELIRGPDGVCLPCQPGEPGQLVGTIVQQDPLRRFDGYLNQGANNKKIAKDVFKKGDQAYLTGTEGRAGMAAVANPSGSCDLERLAQLLEKELPLYARPIFLRFLPELHKTGTFKLQKTDLRKEGFDPTVVKDPLFYLDVRKGRYVPLDREAYTRIQAGEEKL, encoded by the exons ATGCTGCTTGGGGCGTCTCTGGTGGGGCTGCTGCTGTTCTCCAAGCTGGTGCTGAAACTGCCCTGGACCCAAGTCGGCTTCTCCCTGCTCTTCCTCTACCTGGGGTCTGGCGGCTGGCGCTTCGTCCGAGTCTTCGTCAAGACCGTCAGGCGTGATGTCTT CGGCGGCCTAGTGCTCCTGAAGGTGAAGGCCAAGGTCCGACGCTACCTGCGGGAGCGGCGCACGGTGCCCATCTTGTTCGCCTCCACGGTCCAGCGCCACCCGAACAAGACGGCCCTGATCTTCGAGGGCACGGACACCCACTGGACCTTCTGCCAGCTGGATGACTACTCAAGCGGCGTGGCCAACTTCCTGCAGGCGCGGGGCCTGGCTTCGGGCGACGTGGTCGCCCTCTTCATGGAGAACTGCAATGAGTTTGTGGGCCTGTGGCTGGGCATGGCCAAGCTGGGCGTGGAGGCGGCGCTCATCAACACCAACCTCCGGCGGGACGCACTGCGCCACTGCCTGACCTCCTCCCAGGCCCGGGCCCTCATCTTTGGCAGCGAGATGGCCCCAG CTGTCCTTGAGATCTGTGCCAGCCTGGACCCCTCCATCAGCCTCTTCTGCACCGGTCCCTGGGAGGCCAGCGCAGTGCCCGCCGGCACGGAGCACCTGGACCCCCTGCTAGAAGATGCCCCTAAGCACCTGCCCAGCCGCCCCAACAAGGGCTTCGTAG ataagctCTTCTACATCTACACGTCAGGCACCACAGGGCTGCCCAAAGCTGCCATCGTGGTGCACAGCAG gtATTACCGCATGGCTGCCCTGGTGTACTACGGCTTCCGCATGCGGCCCGACGACATCGTCTACGACTGTCTCCCCCTCTACCACTCTGCAG GAAACATCGTGGGAATCGGGCAGTGCCTGCTCCATGGCATGACGGTGGTGATCCGGAAGAAGTTCTCAGCTTCCCGCTTCTGGGACGATTGTATCAAATACAACTGCACA ATCGTGCAGTACATCGGCGAACTCTGCCGCTACCTCCTGAACCAGCCACCCCGGGAGGCGGAAAACCAGCACCGGGTGCGCATGGCACTCGGCAACGGCCTCCGGCAGTCCATCTGGACCAACTTTTGTAGCCGCTTCCACATTTCCCAGGTGGCCGAGTTTTACGGGGCCACGGAGTGCAACTGCAGCCTGGGCAACTTCGACGGCCAG GTGGGGGCCTGTGGATTCAACAGCCGCATCCTGTCTTTCGTGTACCCCATCCGGCTGGTTCGTGTCAACGAGGACACCATGGAGCTGATCCGGGGGCCTGATGGCGTTTGCCTTCCATGCCAGCCAG GTGAGCCGGGCCAGCTGGTGGGCACCATCGTCCAGCAGGACCCCCTGCGGCGCTTCGACGGCTACCTCAACCAGGGCGCCAACAACAAGAAGATCGCCAAGGATGTCTTCAAGAAGGGGGACCAGGCCTACCTCACCG GAACCGAGGGCCGGGCCGGCATGGCCGCTGTGGCCAACCCCTCTGGCAGCTGTGACCTGGAGCGCTTAGCCCAGCTCCTAGAGAAGGAGCTGCCCCTGTACGCCCGCCCCATCTTCCTGCGCTTCCTGCCTGAGCTGCACAAAACAG ggACCTTCAAGCTGCAGAAGACAGACCTGCGGAAGGAGGGCTTTGACCCAACAGTTGTGAAAGACCCACTGTTCTACCTGGATGTCCGGAAGGGCCGCTATGTCCCTCTGGACCGAGAGGCCTACACTCGCATCCAGGCAGGCGAGGAGAAGCTGTGA
- the URM1 gene encoding ubiquitin-related modifier 1 isoform X5 gives MAAPLSVQVEFGGGAELLFDGVKKHQVTLPGQEEPWDIRNLLVWIKKNLLKERPELFIRGDSVRPGILVLINDADWELLATRWAPETLLPARGCQRAAHSAERGEKEGVG, from the exons ATGGCAGCGCCCTTGTCAGTGCAGGTGGAGTTCGG AGGCGGTGCGGAGCTCCTGTTTGACGGTGTGAAGAAGCATCAGGTCACCTTGCCTGGACAGGAGGAACCCT GGGACATCCGGAACCTCCTTGTCTGGATCAAGAAGAACTTGCTAAAAGAGCGGCCAGAGTTGTTCATCCGGGGAGACAGCGT GCGGCCAGGGATTCTGGTGCTGATTAACGATGCCGACTGGGAACTGCTG GCCACCAGATGGGCTCCTGAGACGCTCCTCCCGGCAAGAGGCTGCCAGCGTGCAGCTCATTCTGCTGAgcggggagagaaggagggtgtCGGCTAA
- the URM1 gene encoding ubiquitin-related modifier 1 isoform X7, producing the protein MAAPLSVQVEFGGGAELLFDGVKKHQVTLPGQEEPWDIRNLLVWIKKNLLKERPELFIRGDSVRPGILVLINDADWELLRAS; encoded by the exons ATGGCAGCGCCCTTGTCAGTGCAGGTGGAGTTCGG AGGCGGTGCGGAGCTCCTGTTTGACGGTGTGAAGAAGCATCAGGTCACCTTGCCTGGACAGGAGGAACCCT GGGACATCCGGAACCTCCTTGTCTGGATCAAGAAGAACTTGCTAAAAGAGCGGCCAGAGTTGTTCATCCGGGGAGACAGCGT GCGGCCAGGGATTCTGGTGCTGATTAACGATGCCGACTGGGAACTGCTG CGCGCCAGTTAA
- the URM1 gene encoding ubiquitin-related modifier 1 isoform X6 translates to MAAPLSVQVEFGGGAELLFDGVKKHQVTLPGQEEPWDIRNLLVWIKKNLLKERPELFIRGDSVRPGILVLINDADWELLGELDYQLQDQDSILFISTLHGG, encoded by the exons ATGGCAGCGCCCTTGTCAGTGCAGGTGGAGTTCGG AGGCGGTGCGGAGCTCCTGTTTGACGGTGTGAAGAAGCATCAGGTCACCTTGCCTGGACAGGAGGAACCCT GGGACATCCGGAACCTCCTTGTCTGGATCAAGAAGAACTTGCTAAAAGAGCGGCCAGAGTTGTTCATCCGGGGAGACAGCGT GCGGCCAGGGATTCTGGTGCTGATTAACGATGCCGACTGGGAACTGCTG GGTGAGCTGGACTACCAGCTTCAGGACCAGGACAGCATCCTCTTCATATCCACGCTGCACGGCGGCTAA
- the URM1 gene encoding ubiquitin-related modifier 1 isoform X3 produces the protein MAAPLSVQVEFGGGAELLFDGVKKHQVTLPGQEEPWDIRNLLVWIKKNLLKERPELFIRGDSVRPGILVLINDADWELLEAGWGQAAPGRQDGSPLLPPSLLEVLGPQCLQQLALGK, from the exons ATGGCAGCGCCCTTGTCAGTGCAGGTGGAGTTCGG AGGCGGTGCGGAGCTCCTGTTTGACGGTGTGAAGAAGCATCAGGTCACCTTGCCTGGACAGGAGGAACCCT GGGACATCCGGAACCTCCTTGTCTGGATCAAGAAGAACTTGCTAAAAGAGCGGCCAGAGTTGTTCATCCGGGGAGACAGCGT GCGGCCAGGGATTCTGGTGCTGATTAACGATGCCGACTGGGAACTGCTG gAAGCAGGATGGGGGCAGGCAGCACCTGGTAGGCAGGATGGttcacccctcctccctccatcccttctggAAGTCTTGGGGCCTCAGTGCCTGCAACAGCTGGCCTTGGGCAAATAA
- the URM1 gene encoding ubiquitin-related modifier 1 isoform X2 — protein MAAPLSVQVEFGGGAELLFDGVKKHQVTLPGQEEPWDIRNLLVWIKKNLLKERPELFIRGDSVRPGILVLINDADWELLVSTSGDSPPSTTPLTALEAGWGQAAPGRQDGSPLLPPSLLEVLGPQCLQQLALGK, from the exons ATGGCAGCGCCCTTGTCAGTGCAGGTGGAGTTCGG AGGCGGTGCGGAGCTCCTGTTTGACGGTGTGAAGAAGCATCAGGTCACCTTGCCTGGACAGGAGGAACCCT GGGACATCCGGAACCTCCTTGTCTGGATCAAGAAGAACTTGCTAAAAGAGCGGCCAGAGTTGTTCATCCGGGGAGACAGCGT GCGGCCAGGGATTCTGGTGCTGATTAACGATGCCGACTGGGAACTGCTGGTCAGTACCTCAGGGGACAGCCCTCCCTCAACCACTCCCCTCACTGCTTTG gAAGCAGGATGGGGGCAGGCAGCACCTGGTAGGCAGGATGGttcacccctcctccctccatcccttctggAAGTCTTGGGGCCTCAGTGCCTGCAACAGCTGGCCTTGGGCAAATAA